The following are from one region of the Paenibacillus sp. JZ16 genome:
- a CDS encoding CPBP family intramembrane glutamic endopeptidase yields the protein MIATVAGSYQIPTLGLQILLAVVTTSISVPLIYLLRRYVDQRPWSGLGLSSVPSGFRYFLLGIGFLALVTAAALLIGSAAGWLRIVDFHFPIVTMLVILINVPIAFFYEAFPEEITFRGYVYRNLNTRFPRWLALVLQVVMFVLAPIAVTAFMVAIGIGTWDLITVEYIINLVAFGTVLQLSRIVSHNLWMSIGFHLAWLEMVRYAVVPSQYAFIEIEYLSVWGNYMVTIGSVIIGIILLIVWSLRSKNRIDWNGIEPDLPPDSNPETKEALPAQSV from the coding sequence GTGATAGCCACGGTAGCGGGTTCATACCAGATCCCTACCCTCGGGCTCCAAATCCTCCTTGCCGTCGTAACAACAAGCATATCCGTGCCGCTGATTTATCTGCTTAGGCGTTATGTCGACCAGCGGCCCTGGAGCGGACTTGGTCTTAGCTCTGTTCCTTCCGGTTTTCGTTATTTCCTTCTCGGCATCGGTTTCCTTGCCCTGGTCACGGCAGCAGCCTTGCTGATCGGCAGCGCCGCCGGATGGCTCCGGATCGTGGATTTCCACTTCCCAATCGTTACGATGCTCGTTATCCTCATCAACGTCCCGATTGCATTTTTTTATGAAGCCTTTCCAGAAGAGATCACCTTCCGCGGTTATGTGTACCGGAACTTAAACACCCGTTTTCCGCGCTGGCTTGCTTTGGTCCTTCAGGTCGTAATGTTCGTGCTTGCGCCTATCGCTGTAACGGCATTCATGGTGGCCATAGGAATAGGGACATGGGATTTGATTACGGTGGAGTATATCATCAATTTAGTTGCTTTTGGTACGGTATTGCAGCTGTCCCGCATCGTATCCCACAATCTGTGGATGAGCATCGGCTTTCACCTGGCCTGGCTGGAGATGGTCCGGTACGCCGTGGTACCCTCCCAATATGCATTCATCGAGATTGAATACCTTTCGGTTTGGGGCAATTATATGGTAACGATCGGTTCGGTCATTATTGGGATCATCCTATTGATCGTCTGGTCGCTGCGGAGCAAGAACCGAATCGATTGGAACGGGATCGAGCCGGATCTCCCGCCGGATTCGAATCCTGAAACCAAGGAAGCGCTGCCCGCCCAATCTGTATAA
- a CDS encoding TetR/AcrR family transcriptional regulator: MPKIVDHDKQRQRVAEAALRVIQRGGLEKATVRNIAEEAELSVGSLRHYFTSQAELLAFCMNLMIERIEERFLTLSLKGPVFEDVKQVLMQFLPMDEDRTMEMEVWMSFVAKALVYPELRIMTDHMYDGLTKACHYAVDTLVAHKLAKPELDLDYEKERIYALVDGLAIHHIMRPQQLAKEKIERILEQHLRSLCLDDKAMD; this comes from the coding sequence ATGCCGAAAATCGTAGATCATGATAAACAAAGACAACGGGTCGCTGAGGCTGCCCTGCGGGTGATTCAGAGGGGTGGACTCGAAAAAGCGACGGTACGCAATATCGCCGAAGAGGCGGAGTTATCCGTAGGTTCGCTGAGACACTATTTTACCAGCCAAGCTGAGTTGTTGGCTTTTTGTATGAACCTGATGATCGAGAGGATTGAAGAACGCTTTTTGACTTTGTCCTTGAAGGGACCCGTGTTTGAGGATGTAAAACAAGTATTGATGCAATTTCTGCCGATGGATGAGGATAGGACGATGGAAATGGAGGTGTGGATGTCGTTTGTTGCCAAAGCACTTGTCTATCCCGAGTTAAGAATAATGACCGATCATATGTATGATGGATTAACCAAGGCGTGCCATTATGCGGTGGATACCCTGGTCGCACATAAGCTGGCTAAACCGGAGCTGGATCTTGATTATGAGAAGGAGCGCATATACGCATTGGTGGATGGATTAGCGATTCATCATATCATGAGGCCACAGCAACTTGCCAAAGAAAAGATCGAAAGGATTCTCGAGCAGCATCTGCGTTCCTTATGTCTGGATGACAAGGCAATGGACTAA
- a CDS encoding Na+/H+ antiporter subunit E, giving the protein MGHQILLNIIIAVVWMFLNNNWSPQHLIVGYLIGMLLIYLLRRFWPNDFYLRKLWSILMLLLLFLRELFKSSITVIGQIIRPKLNVRPGIFAYDTELKSDWEITVLSCLICLTPGTLTLEVSRDGQTLYIHAMDIEDVEELSNQIRGTFERAIKEVTRT; this is encoded by the coding sequence ATGGGCCATCAAATCCTGTTAAATATCATCATTGCCGTTGTCTGGATGTTCCTGAACAATAACTGGTCCCCCCAGCACTTGATAGTCGGCTATCTGATCGGTATGTTGCTGATTTATCTGTTGCGCCGCTTTTGGCCAAACGATTTCTATTTGCGTAAGCTGTGGTCTATTCTGATGCTGCTGCTTTTGTTTCTAAGAGAGCTGTTTAAATCAAGTATCACCGTCATCGGTCAGATTATAAGACCGAAGCTGAATGTCCGCCCCGGAATCTTCGCCTACGATACGGAGCTTAAGTCCGACTGGGAGATTACGGTCTTATCGTGCCTGATCTGCTTGACGCCAGGAACGCTTACCCTGGAAGTCTCTCGCGATGGTCAGACGCTGTATATCCATGCGATGGATATCGAAGATGTCGAAGAGCTGTCGAATCAGATCCGCGGTACCTTTGAACGCGCGATCAAGGAGGTGACCCGCACATGA
- a CDS encoding GNAT family N-acetyltransferase: MVLDTDQTKLRELSSFLARMNGDRHHHVGYCGEQEGEVYSTLLEDFSENGRLSSQRFTVIYDQDQMVGALGFDVDEEEGTAEIWGPFIDAEGELWHRLAKELWVDGTMKLNGSVTRYFGFYNVAHPSAARFMEDKGGRKTGVHHVLKIQKSTLLANTAPGLQDITPEYWDEFENLHGTAFPNTYLSSESILQKLDEYHRLFIFTEEGRFVGYVYVEGDPDFQEGNIEYIAVSEQFRRKGYGGLLLDQALHYLFQVLQLEEISLCVDQDNAGALQLYHRAGFETVHKLAAYVLE; this comes from the coding sequence ATGGTATTGGATACAGATCAAACGAAATTAAGAGAGCTGTCTTCCTTTCTTGCCCGAATGAATGGGGATCGTCATCATCATGTCGGATATTGCGGCGAACAGGAAGGGGAGGTCTACAGCACGCTGCTGGAAGATTTTTCGGAAAATGGCCGGCTGAGCAGCCAGCGATTTACCGTGATCTATGATCAAGATCAGATGGTGGGCGCATTGGGATTCGATGTGGACGAAGAAGAGGGAACTGCTGAAATATGGGGACCTTTTATCGATGCGGAAGGCGAGCTTTGGCATCGATTGGCGAAGGAGCTATGGGTTGATGGAACAATGAAGCTGAATGGCAGCGTAACACGCTATTTCGGATTTTATAATGTAGCTCATCCGTCCGCTGCGAGGTTTATGGAGGACAAAGGGGGAAGAAAGACAGGTGTGCATCATGTGCTGAAAATCCAAAAATCCACCTTGTTAGCGAATACCGCGCCTGGATTGCAGGATATCACGCCCGAATATTGGGATGAGTTCGAGAATCTGCATGGCACCGCCTTCCCGAATACCTATCTCAGCTCGGAGTCTATTTTGCAGAAGCTGGATGAGTATCACCGGCTCTTCATATTTACGGAAGAAGGCCGTTTCGTCGGGTATGTTTATGTGGAGGGAGACCCGGATTTCCAGGAAGGAAATATTGAATACATCGCGGTATCCGAACAATTCCGGCGCAAAGGCTATGGCGGGCTCCTGCTTGATCAAGCTCTTCATTATTTATTCCAAGTCCTGCAGCTGGAAGAAATCTCGTTATGCGTGGACCAAGACAATGCAGGGGCGCTCCAGCTGTATCATCGTGCGGGCTTTGAGACGGTGCATAAACTGGCGGCTTACGTATTGGAGTGA
- a CDS encoding thymidine kinase, with the protein MAQLFFKYGSMNSGKSIEILKVAHNYEEQNKPVLLFTSAIDDRDAVGYVSSRIGLRREAIPITDTTDIYGIVKEHQPKPYCVLVDECQFLSKDSILQLVRIVDELNVPVMGFGLKNDFRNELFEGSRWMLIYADKIEEMKTICWFCERKAIMNLRVIDGKPVYAGEQILIGGNDTYFPVCRKCHTNPPLS; encoded by the coding sequence ATGGCTCAATTATTTTTTAAGTACGGCTCCATGAACAGTGGTAAATCCATCGAAATTTTGAAAGTCGCCCATAACTACGAAGAACAGAACAAACCGGTGCTCCTTTTTACATCCGCTATCGATGACCGGGATGCCGTTGGGTATGTGTCCTCACGAATCGGCCTGCGACGCGAAGCGATACCTATAACCGATACGACCGATATCTATGGGATTGTGAAGGAGCATCAGCCTAAGCCATACTGCGTTCTCGTTGACGAATGCCAGTTCCTCTCCAAGGACAGCATCCTGCAGCTCGTTCGGATCGTAGATGAGCTTAACGTGCCTGTCATGGGCTTCGGCTTGAAGAATGATTTCCGGAACGAGCTGTTTGAAGGCAGCCGCTGGATGCTGATTTACGCCGATAAAATCGAGGAAATGAAAACGATCTGCTGGTTCTGCGAACGTAAAGCGATCATGAACCTTCGCGTCATTGACGGTAAACCCGTATATGCCGGCGAGCAGATCCTGATCGGAGGGAATGATACCTACTTCCCTGTTTGCCGCAAATGTCATACCAATCCCCCTTTATCATAG
- a CDS encoding TVP38/TMEM64 family protein — protein MLEWLQNLWTHMKEIDMDQVQEWLQQYSQLGPIPGILLPFIEAFLPFLPLIVLVMGNSAAYGLWWGFLLSWIGVCLGSVTVFWIVRKLGGKLGLLIQKRMPGSQRFFHWIEEKGFTPIFILYCFPFTPSSLINIASGISTISATTFTIAVMAGKSVMIFMVAFIGHDWQAFVQQPWRILIAAIVLWLLWLAGKKMENRYHHEDQPGSVVISSKKTKR, from the coding sequence ATGTTGGAATGGCTTCAGAACTTGTGGACCCATATGAAAGAAATTGACATGGATCAAGTGCAGGAATGGCTTCAGCAGTACTCGCAGCTGGGTCCCATCCCGGGTATTTTGCTTCCATTTATAGAGGCGTTCCTTCCCTTTCTGCCCCTTATCGTACTGGTGATGGGGAACTCCGCGGCCTATGGATTATGGTGGGGATTCCTGCTGTCGTGGATCGGCGTTTGCCTTGGATCCGTTACGGTGTTCTGGATTGTTCGTAAGCTGGGAGGCAAGCTTGGATTGCTTATCCAAAAAAGAATGCCGGGATCCCAGCGCTTCTTCCATTGGATCGAAGAAAAGGGCTTTACGCCGATCTTCATCCTGTACTGCTTCCCCTTCACGCCTTCCTCACTGATCAATATCGCATCCGGCATCAGCACGATATCGGCAACGACGTTCACGATAGCCGTTATGGCAGGTAAATCCGTGATGATTTTTATGGTGGCATTCATTGGACATGACTGGCAAGCCTTTGTCCAACAGCCTTGGCGCATTCTTATCGCGGCCATCGTCCTCTGGCTGCTGTGGCTTGCCGGCAAAAAGATGGAAAACCGTTACCATCATGAAGATCAGCCGGGAAGTGTCGTGATCAGCAGCAAAAAGACGAAGCGTTAG
- a CDS encoding RNA polymerase sigma factor: MDTTADRTVQWDEMEDQELVKHAQAGEREAFGELVRRHRSKVYGYARAITRESYLAEDVVQDALVRAFLHLGKLVDTRRFLPWVQRIVRNQAYTRLKGSSAMKEQTFTELEGRGRYDSAGSADQWNSLDSILGRLHHSSAEAAAGFNVPEERIVQQETLRVLTNIIQRLKPRERLIFESHFFDQLSPQEIADLFQLSSANVYQIISRSRKKVIQEKIRVTVDSYIKTRRDLGIMNKKILQYEGSLKEIKTWTTAADATYKMLQFTDRKLSLPMVMGLTGHAFRINIIPDQVHIAGPTAYFFGEVLSRGLHNIGFHSKFIDGMSGGIGTNANLLDPSALEKSAMGKRSIHQELPRALDLIHSSLDRGYPVLAWDIFFPEFGTLYGYDDETRTLYGEVCGKADTLPYENLGRSVMEELFVLAIEGSVDLTLQQQLRLALETAIEQYEGKESVVPTAVKGIAAYDAWIESLQGRKIEPNGHAYNIEVLRDARYYAAEFFKELIAAWPDANTEGPELTQQFKEASVLYTGMCEKFSVLHQMFPFPVGGEPNSEDQAMTAITLVEDIKALEIEAVAKLKEIFAKLSS; encoded by the coding sequence TTGGATACGACAGCAGACAGAACGGTCCAGTGGGATGAGATGGAAGATCAGGAGTTGGTGAAACATGCGCAGGCAGGGGAGCGGGAAGCTTTCGGTGAGCTTGTTCGGCGTCATCGGTCCAAGGTTTATGGCTATGCCAGAGCTATAACCCGGGAGTCCTACCTGGCAGAGGACGTTGTACAGGATGCATTGGTCCGGGCATTTTTGCACTTGGGCAAACTGGTCGATACCCGGCGTTTCCTGCCCTGGGTGCAGCGGATCGTACGGAATCAGGCCTATACCCGGCTTAAGGGAAGCTCCGCGATGAAAGAGCAGACATTCACCGAGCTTGAAGGCAGGGGAAGGTATGATAGTGCCGGGAGTGCAGATCAGTGGAATAGTCTGGACAGCATTCTGGGAAGGCTCCATCATTCTTCAGCCGAAGCGGCCGCAGGATTCAACGTACCGGAGGAACGAATCGTCCAGCAAGAGACGCTGCGTGTTTTAACGAACATCATTCAACGCCTGAAGCCACGCGAACGGCTTATTTTCGAATCTCATTTTTTCGATCAGCTGTCCCCGCAAGAAATTGCTGACTTGTTTCAGCTCTCTTCAGCCAATGTGTATCAGATTATTTCGAGATCGCGGAAGAAAGTGATCCAAGAAAAAATTCGCGTAACCGTTGACTCTTATATTAAGACGAGAAGGGACTTGGGAATTATGAATAAGAAGATTCTACAGTACGAAGGATCGTTGAAAGAAATCAAAACTTGGACAACTGCTGCGGATGCCACGTATAAAATGCTGCAATTTACAGATCGGAAGCTATCCCTGCCGATGGTTATGGGGCTGACAGGTCATGCATTCCGAATTAACATCATTCCGGATCAGGTTCACATTGCAGGTCCGACCGCGTATTTTTTTGGTGAAGTATTATCCCGGGGTCTTCATAATATCGGCTTCCATTCCAAATTCATCGACGGCATGTCGGGCGGCATCGGTACCAATGCCAATCTGCTGGATCCATCTGCCTTGGAGAAGAGTGCCATGGGCAAGCGCAGCATTCATCAGGAGCTGCCAAGGGCCCTTGATTTGATTCATAGCTCGCTGGACCGCGGATACCCTGTGCTGGCATGGGATATTTTCTTCCCTGAATTTGGTACGCTGTATGGCTATGACGATGAGACCAGAACCCTCTATGGGGAAGTATGCGGAAAAGCGGATACGCTCCCTTATGAGAATCTCGGAAGGAGTGTAATGGAAGAGCTGTTCGTTCTGGCCATTGAGGGATCGGTCGATTTAACGCTTCAACAGCAGCTTCGACTTGCGCTTGAAACTGCCATCGAACAATATGAGGGGAAAGAAAGCGTGGTTCCGACGGCAGTGAAGGGGATTGCGGCATACGATGCTTGGATCGAATCGCTGCAGGGGCGGAAGATCGAACCGAACGGCCATGCATACAACATCGAGGTATTAAGAGATGCCCGGTATTACGCTGCTGAGTTCTTCAAGGAACTGATAGCAGCATGGCCGGATGCGAATACCGAAGGACCGGAGCTCACGCAGCAGTTTAAAGAAGCCAGCGTGTTATATACGGGAATGTGCGAGAAATTCAGTGTCCTGCATCAGATGTTCCCATTTCCGGTAGGCGGAGAGCCTAATTCGGAGGATCAAGCTATGACTGCGATAACGCTGGTAGAGGATATTAAAGCTCTGGAGATCGAAGCCGTTGCTAAATTGAAAGAGATCTTTGCAAAGTTGTCTTCTTAA
- the mnhG gene encoding monovalent cation/H(+) antiporter subunit G, with protein MSQIGEFLIALMVLLGALLGALSAFGLIRLPDVYMRSHAATKSATLGVLLILAGAFLYFTFYLEHVSAKLLLGIVFVFITGPVAGHLNGRAAYRSGVSMWENSVHDDLKPELKRERERMRASRKGEHSEKG; from the coding sequence ATGAGTCAGATCGGTGAGTTTCTGATCGCGCTGATGGTGCTGCTCGGCGCTTTGCTGGGTGCATTGAGTGCATTCGGCCTTATTCGTCTGCCGGATGTTTACATGAGGTCCCATGCAGCTACGAAAAGTGCCACGCTGGGCGTCCTCTTGATCCTTGCCGGCGCATTTCTGTATTTCACCTTCTACCTGGAGCATGTCAGTGCCAAACTGCTGCTGGGAATCGTATTCGTATTTATTACGGGGCCGGTAGCCGGTCACTTGAACGGGAGAGCGGCGTATCGATCAGGCGTGTCCATGTGGGAGAACAGCGTTCACGATGACCTCAAGCCTGAGCTGAAGCGCGAACGTGAGCGGATGCGAGCTTCCCGGAAAGGGGAGCATTCCGAGAAGGGATGA
- a CDS encoding EamA family transporter, with product MLHLLKNSFFVFLGACCFGILSTVVKLAYQEGFLFQEVMISQFGTGWLILLLLMLFFGRHKVTGKQFLRLAGVGLCTCLTGVTYYLALQSIPASIAVVLLFQFTWIGVIIEAVVKRQWPDKSTVISVIILFVGTMMAGGMLGAGEIQLNWKGAILGLTAALMMALFVFFSGRVETQMSPITRSFYTSTGGLILLTILFTPKAYTEISLFDNGLWLFGLILGVFGVVLPVLLFALGAPKISTGLATILGAGELPVAVIASVLVLSEQVTALQWIGVIVILLGIAYPQIAAQKRGGVPAVQR from the coding sequence TTGTTGCATTTGTTGAAAAATTCATTCTTCGTATTTTTGGGAGCCTGCTGTTTCGGAATTCTGTCAACGGTTGTAAAGCTTGCTTACCAGGAAGGGTTCCTATTTCAGGAGGTGATGATCAGCCAATTCGGGACAGGCTGGCTCATTCTGCTGTTGCTGATGCTGTTTTTTGGACGACATAAGGTCACGGGCAAGCAATTCCTAAGGCTAGCCGGGGTTGGGTTATGTACATGCCTTACAGGCGTCACGTATTACCTTGCCCTTCAGAGCATTCCGGCATCGATCGCCGTCGTGCTTCTATTTCAATTCACCTGGATCGGTGTCATTATCGAAGCTGTTGTAAAACGGCAATGGCCGGATAAATCCACCGTCATCTCCGTTATCATCCTGTTCGTCGGGACGATGATGGCTGGGGGGATGTTGGGTGCAGGCGAGATTCAATTGAATTGGAAAGGGGCAATATTGGGACTGACCGCGGCTTTGATGATGGCTTTGTTTGTCTTCTTCAGCGGCCGGGTCGAGACGCAGATGTCACCCATTACCCGGAGCTTTTATACCTCAACGGGTGGGCTTATTCTGCTGACGATCCTGTTCACGCCGAAAGCGTACACGGAGATATCCCTGTTTGACAACGGGTTATGGCTGTTCGGCTTAATCTTAGGCGTATTCGGCGTTGTTCTTCCAGTACTGCTATTCGCACTCGGTGCGCCCAAAATCAGTACGGGATTGGCAACCATCCTTGGTGCCGGAGAGCTGCCCGTTGCCGTTATTGCATCGGTGCTGGTGCTGAGCGAGCAGGTGACTGCGCTGCAATGGATCGGGGTTATCGTGATCCTGCTGGGCATAGCGTATCCGCAGATAGCGGCTCAGAAGCGGGGCGGGGTGCCAGCGGTACAAAGATAG
- a CDS encoding Na(+)/H(+) antiporter subunit F1 yields the protein MIHGMLIASLVILSLAILGCLYRLIKGPSMNDRIMSLDTIGIILLSMIAVLCMLFRTSVYFDIILLIGILTFIGTTALARYIERGDVIERTNDESDR from the coding sequence ATGATCCATGGCATGCTGATAGCCTCATTGGTGATTTTGTCGCTTGCTATTCTGGGCTGCCTGTACCGATTAATCAAGGGACCTTCCATGAACGACCGGATCATGTCGCTGGATACGATCGGAATTATCCTGTTGTCCATGATCGCTGTCCTGTGCATGCTGTTCCGGACATCCGTGTATTTTGATATCATTCTGCTGATCGGAATTCTTACGTTCATCGGAACAACCGCGCTTGCCAGATATATTGAGAGGGGTGATGTCATTGAACGCACAAACGATGAGTCAGATCGGTGA
- a CDS encoding YitT family protein: MVKKHKNLTVGEILKRFIFITIGAVLMAVALEIFLVPNEIIDGGITGISIVLSSITPIKLGVFLFIINLPFLFIGYKQIGKTFAFSTLYGIVVLSVATTFLHHVDPFTNEKILAVLFGGLVLGLGVGLVIRYGGALDGTEIVAILLSKKLRMPVGQIIMIINVFIFITAGFVFGADSAMYSIFSYYIAAKVMDIVVEGLDESKSVTIISNEYEEISSAIMQRLGRSTTMIYAKGGYSKEDTQMIYCVITRLEIAKLKTVVQEIDKNAFISIQNVADVLGGSMAKSDIH; the protein is encoded by the coding sequence ATGGTCAAAAAACACAAAAATCTGACAGTTGGCGAAATTCTGAAACGGTTCATCTTTATTACCATCGGTGCAGTTCTGATGGCCGTGGCGCTAGAAATATTCCTGGTGCCCAACGAAATTATCGACGGGGGTATTACCGGTATTTCCATCGTATTATCATCGATTACGCCCATTAAACTGGGTGTGTTCCTCTTCATTATCAACTTGCCGTTTCTGTTCATCGGTTATAAGCAGATCGGCAAAACGTTCGCATTTTCCACACTGTACGGGATCGTGGTATTGTCGGTGGCGACAACCTTCCTGCATCATGTAGACCCGTTTACGAACGAGAAAATTTTGGCGGTGCTGTTTGGTGGTTTGGTCCTTGGTCTGGGGGTAGGTCTTGTTATCCGTTACGGCGGAGCTCTTGATGGTACGGAGATTGTTGCTATCCTGCTGTCCAAAAAGCTGCGCATGCCGGTCGGGCAGATCATCATGATTATCAACGTGTTTATTTTTATTACGGCAGGGTTTGTATTCGGTGCAGATTCGGCCATGTATTCGATTTTTTCATACTACATAGCGGCAAAAGTGATGGATATTGTGGTAGAGGGCTTGGATGAGTCCAAATCCGTTACGATTATATCCAATGAATATGAAGAAATCTCAAGTGCCATCATGCAGCGTCTGGGCCGCAGCACGACGATGATTTATGCCAAGGGCGGATATTCGAAAGAGGATACGCAGATGATTTATTGCGTCATCACCCGGCTGGAGATTGCGAAGCTGAAGACGGTTGTGCAGGAAATAGATAAGAACGCATTTATTTCGATTCAAAATGTCGCGGATGTGCTGGGTGGGAGTATGGCGAAGTCAGATATTCACTAG